Below is a window of Brachyspira hampsonii DNA.
CTGATTGGTGTACTTGGTGTAAGGAATTGGATAAAAATACTTATTCACATAAAGATGTTATAGATGCTGCCAAAAAAATGGTTTCTATTAAATTGAATCCTGAAACTTCAGAAGAAGGAGCAAAGATAGCTCAGAGATATGGTGTACAAGGTTTTCCTACAATACTTTTTATAAGTGCTGATGGTTTTATATTAGAAAATGTAGGAGGATATGTTGAGTGGGAAAAATTTGTTCCTTATATGAAAAGTGCTATAGAAAAATTGGATAAAGTAAATTCTGTATTGGCAAATAAAGAACCTACTTTGGAAAAATTAGATTTATATATGGAATCAGGTAATGAAACAGAATCTCAAAAGATATATGATGCTTTAATTCAGAAAAAAGCTATATCTAAAGAAAAAATGCCTAAATATTTACTTGGTTTTGGTTTAATAAAGGCACAGAAAAAGGATTACGATAATGCTAATAAATATTTTGATGATATAATAAAAAATTATCCTAATTCTGAAGAGGTTTATGTAGCTCATTATTATAAAGCAGTTATGATGGCATTGGCAGGAGAAAAAGATGAGCCTAAAAAATATTTAGAGAAACTTCTTGATGATCCTAAGGTTCCTGAGAATATGAAAGTGCAGTACGAAAATTTATTATCATATATCAATGAAACTAATTAATTATTATTAAATAAATTTTAAAAGAGGGGCTATTTTTAAGCCTCTCTTTTTTATATGATGTACTTTAAAAAATAATTTGTTATAATATAATAAATTTAAGTTGATACGGATATAAAATATTATGATTAGTATAATAATTCCTGTTTATAATGTTTCAAAATATTTGAGGACTTGCTTGGATAGTGCGGTTAATCAAACATACAAGGATTTAGAAATAATATGTATTAATGATGGTTCTACTGATGATTCTCTAGAAATATTAAAAGAGTATGCATATAAAGATAATAGAATCATTATAATAGATAAAAAAAATGCCGGAGTATCTGCTGCAAGAAATGACGGTATAGAAAAATCAAAGGGTGAATATATATTCTTTATGGACAGTGATGATTATATAGATAATGATTTTATTGAAGTTTTTTATAATAATTCTAAAAAGAATAACAGCGATTTAGTGGTATTAAGCACTTTTTGGAATTTGGATAAAAGGGTAAATAAAGATTATCATTCAGCACTTCCTACTTGTTCTATGTTTATAAAAAAGTCCGTATTAGATAATTATAAATATTTAAGATATCCTTTAAATGTTCAGCCGGGAGAAGATGGTATATTCTCACATGAACTTCTAATGTATACTAAGAATGTTAGTTTTGTTTATAATACAAATTATCATTATGTAAAAAGACCTGGTCAGGATTCGCAAAGAGCAGTTAAAGAACCTTTTATTTTAGTTAATGCTATACCAAAGTGGTTTGAGATATTAGAAGATTTCTATACTAAATATAATTTTTGGGAAAGCAAGTCATTATCGTTTGCTAAATATATAGAAGGCGAGGCATTTTTAGCTTTTAGAACAAAAAATTTTACAGTTGAAGATGAGAGAAAAGTTTTTGATATAATAAAATCCACTTTAAATAAAGTCATAAAAAATATAAGTACAGAAGATTATAACAAATATTTTTCTAAAGAGTTTATTATTCTTATAGAGTCTGATACAATCAAAGAGTATTATAGTAAAATAAAATGCAAATATAATTATATAAGATTTACACTATTCGGAAAAGATGTATCTATACGATATAGAGAAAACAGATACAAATATTACGAGAATGATAAATAAAATCATTTAAAATATGATTAAAAGTTTTTAACGCACGCTAAACAGAACTTCAATTTTTATTCTAATTATAATTTAAAATAATATTATATTTTTAATTTTACTCTGCGTGCGGTGTATGGATCATAAATCTTATAAAAACTTGGGTTGGTGCTTTTAAATTCTAATTAGATAATAAGAAAAGAAAAAATTTAAAATTCAAAATAAATTATCTAATATAGAGGGTGGGAATGAAAATAATTTTAAAACTATATTTACATACCCCGCCCTATAGGCTTTCTATCATTTTTGTTATTTTTGTATTTTATTTCTTTTAAATTTTTAACTGTTGTTTTAGCTGTCCGCCCAAATTTTTTTAAAATTATTATTTTAATTAACGCACGGTTAATAAGATTAATAATAATAAAAATTTAAATTATAAATTTTGTTTTTTAATATAATTCATAATTTTATCTATTTACAATTAAAGTAATTTTTATATAATATAAATACAGTTTTAATTTGAGGATAAGATTATGAGCAAAGTTGCTGTAATAAAATGCGAAAATTATGATTTTGAAGAAGTAAAATCTGCTGTTAAAAAAGCTATAGATTTGATTGGCGGAATAGATTTATTTGTTAAAGAAAATGATAAAGTATTGCTCAAGCCAAATTTTCTAGCTGCTGAAACTGCCGAAAGATCCGTAACAACTCATCCTGTAGTATTTGAAGCTGTTGTATCTATACTTCAGGAAAAAACTAAAAATATTTCTTATGGAGATTCTCCGGGAATAGGTAAGGGAAGCAGTGTGGCATTGAAGTCCGGTATAGATGAAATAGCTAATAAATTAAATGTTAAATACGCTGATTTTGAAGAGCCTGTAGGAGTTACTTATGATGATGGAGTACAGGAGAAAAGTTTTACTATAGCAAAGCCTATACAGGAAGCTGATGTAATAATAAGTTTACCAAAATTGAAATCGCATGCCCTTACAACTATGACAGGGGCAGTAAAAAATCAATTCGGATGCATACCCGGTTTTAGAAAGGCGGAATATCATTTGAAGCTTCCAGATTTTGAAGATTTTTCTACTATGCTTCTTGATTTGAATAAACTTGTTAATCCTAAGCTTTATATAATGGATGGAATTCTTGCTATGGAAGGAAACGGACCTAGAAATGGAAATCCTAGAAAAGTTAATGCTTTAATAGTATCATCAGATGCAGTTGCTTTGGATTATGTTGCTTCTCAAATAATATCATTCGATTATAATACTATACCTACTTTAAAAATGGGATTTAAACTTGGATTTTCAAATAAAGAGGAAATAGAAGTTGTAGGCGATGGTATAGAAAGCGTAAAAGTAACAGATTTTAAAAAGCCTCATAAAGGTGTCGGTATAGGAAGAAGTTTAATGAAGTTAAGCAGATTCCCTATCATTAAAAGACTTTTTGCAACTATAATACCTAAACCTGTAATAGAAAAAAATAAATGTGTAAAATGCGGAGTATGCGTCAAGGTTTGTCCTGTAACACCATTGGCACTTAATTTTGAGAAAAAAGGTAAAGATTATCCGCCTGAATATTATTATAAACATTGTATATCATGCTACTGCTGTCAGGAATTATGCCCACATAAAGCGATAGTATTAAAAAGAAAATTTTAATATAAAAAAATTAAAATAAAAAAATATCATACTTAATTTAAATAATTAAGTATGATATTTATATATTTTTTTATTTACTGAACATTAACTCTGACTGTCTTATCTATATAACTGCTGTCTATATTTCCAAGAGCTTTAATTTTTGATATCATATCATCTCTGCAGTCTTTTCCTGTCATATTAATATTCTGTCCTTTCTGAGTAATATTAACATAATCGCTGCTGTTATATATGAATGTAGATAAAGCTACTCTGTATGATTGTGATTCATTAATAGCAGTATTATTTAATTTAGCAGATATTAAATTTCCGCTGCTGTTGTATGTAACTTCCATTCCTCTTGACATTTGAAGGAAACTTCCGCCTGAATTTCCGGCAATTACTGTACTTTTTTTGCATGAAATCCTTAATAAATCAAGTATATCTTTTCCTGTCAATGTAACTAATATTACTTCATTATCGAAAGATGAAACTGTCATTACATTTGCTAATGTTATGTCTCCTTTTGTAAATCCGGCTCTTATTCCTCCGGAATTTATGAAAACAATATCAGCCTTATCTCCTTCCTGATTAGAATCATATATCAAGTCGCATACAAAATTTCCTAGAGGTGTAGATTTAGATCTAATTTCTATAACATTAAGAGGCAAATCTTCAGATAAAGTACCTATCCTTACATTAGATTCCTGTTTTACCAGAGTTTTCATTTCATTAACCAAAGCAAGCATATCAGGATCTTGTTTTATATTACTATCCATTGGAATTAGTTTATAATGAAATCTTGAAACATTTCCATTATTGGCATATAAATTTATATTTCCTAAATACTGCCCATAACAACCTGCCTGTACTATAGGAGTACCATTTATAGTGTTAGCATTTTGAAGTACAGTATGAGTATGTCCTCCTATTATGACATCAAAGATATTAGGCATAGCATTGGCAATTTCTATATCAACATTATATCCTGCATGACTTAGAAGTATTGTAACATCATTAGTAGTATTTAAAGGAATTTCTGACATAAAATTTTGTAAAGATTGTATTTCATCTTCAAATACTAAATTTTGAGTGTATTGAGGATTGTATCCTGCATTTTTTACAGTTACGCCTACTACAGCAATTTTTATACAGTTTATATTTGTAACCATATATGGTTTAGCATAATAGCTATTATCTGATTTATTTTTAATATTTACTGAAAGAGTAGGGAAGTTTCTGTCTTTTATTATTTGATTGAAATTATCAAGTCCGTAATCTATAAAATGATTTCCAACTGTTACGGCACCCACACCAAGTTCATTCATAATTTTAACTTCATCTTCCCCCTTGAAAACTGTAGAATAAATACTTCCTGTAATGGTATCACCTGCATGAAGAACCAAAACATTATTATTAGTTGCCTTTACTTGCTTAATATAAGCAGCTCTTCTAGCAGCTCCGTATATTCCATTTTCTTCTTCATCTTTTCCATGAGTATCATTCATGTGAATTATTATAAGGTTTCCGCTTTCTTTAGGATGTAAAATATTATTTTTTTGACATGATAATATTGTTATTAATATAAAAATTAAAATAAAATAAATTTTTTTCATATAGTAATCACTCCATTTTGTTTAAATTTTATATCATATTATATATTTGTCAATTATGTTAAAATATAAACTAAATATTAAAAAAATAAAAGCACGGCCCAATATATAAAGCCGTGCTTATATTTTGTATATTAAACAAGGAGTCAATTATTGTATTTATAATTATCTATCTTTACTAAGATATTTATTTTCTGTATCGTCGGCAAGTTTATATATTTTTTCTTCGTCTATAGTGATAATTTTTCCTTTTTCAACAACAATTTTTCCATTAACAATGGTATAGTCAACAGTATTTTTCCATCCTATAGTACCAAATAAAGATTTAGCATCGAAATTAGCCCCTACCATTTCTAATTTTCGCATATCTATAATAAATAAATCGCCTGCTTTTCCTATTTCCAAACTTCCTATATCATCTCTGCCTAAAACTCTTGCTCCTCCATTTGTTGCTATTTTTAATATATCATAAGCACTAGGAGCTTTATTGCTTGAATTGAGTCTATGAAGTAAATAGCATACTCTCATCTCTTCAAGTAAGCTGGAACCGTCATTGCTTGCACTTCCATCAACTGCTAAACCTACAGGTACACCTAATTCAAGCATTTCAGGTATTTTGCAAATTCCTGAACTTAATTTCATATTTGATATAGGGCAATGAGCTACGCCTGTTTTTGTATCAGCCAAATATTTTAACTCTTTTTCATTAAAATGAATTCCATGAGCATACCATACATCTTCACCAACCCAGCCAAGAGATTCCATATATTCCAAAGGACGCATATTGAATTTTTCTTTAACGAAAACTTCTTCATCTTTAGTTTCGCATAAATGTGTATGAAGTCTTACTTTCAAATCTCTAGCTAAAATAGCAGACTGCTTTAATAATTCACCTGTAACATTGAAAGGAGCACAAGGAGCTAATGCCACCATTTTCATAGAGTATTTTGAGCTGTCATGATATTTTTCAACTACTCTCTGACAATCTTTTAAAATATCATCTATTGATTGAACCACAGAATCAGGAGGAAGTCCTCCGTCTTTTTTGCTTAAATCCATACCTCCTCTTGAAGCATACATTCTTATTCCCAAATCTTTAGCAGCAGCAAATTGAGAATCTAATATTCCTTCTGCATTGTTATTAGGAAATAAATAATGATGATCAAAACATGTTGTGCAGCCTGTTTTTAATAATTCCCCCATTGCTGTCATAGAACTGTAATACACAACATCGTTATTAAGATTTTTCCATATTTCGTATAAATTAGTAAGCCATTCAAATAATTCCATATTCTGAACCTGAGGCAGATTTCTAGTGAATATTTGAAATAAATGATGATGTGTATTTATAAGTCCCGGATATACAAAACAACCTTCAGCGTCAATTACTTTATCAGCGTTTTTTTCTTCTTTTGTTTCTTTACCGATATAAGTTATAACTCCATTTTCTATAAATAAATTACTAGAATTATGAACCGTATCATTATTATCACATGTAACTATAGAAGAAGCATTTTTGATAAATAGACTAGACATATATTGATACCTCCGCTAATTAAAATAAGGCACAAAACTTATAGTCAATTATTGAGGTAATTGGTAGAAACGTTCAGCCATATTGTGAACTTATATAAGCTGTATAGTTATCGCCTAGTTGTATTATAAAATATTTTATTTTTATGTCAATTCATAATTAATTTTTATTTAAATAATGAAAACAATATAGGTATTATAAAACATACTATAAAAGCCCAAGCTCCATAAATATATATATAAAATACTGATTTAGTATCTCCAATAGTGATTTCTTTTATATTTGGAATACTATCAGGTTTTTTGAATATTATTAGTATAGACTTGATGTTAAAAAATGTTATAAAAATTAAATTACCTAACATAACTAAATTTGTACCTATCAATGTTATTTTATTTGGGCTTATACCATATTCTATTAATCTGTACAAAGAAGAAGTCAATACCAATATATCAAAAATAATAGTTATTATAGGGAGAATTAAATATACTGCTTTAGTAAATATGCTTGATTTATAATCAATTCTTACAAAGAACATGTTTAATACAATTACAGCAAGCATTATATTATAGAGTATAAAACTGACTCTGTTATCATAAGGACTTATATCAGGCATTAATAAAAGAATCAAAAGTATAAATATAAATAATAAACTAAAAGGCATTAATATTCTTGATAAATATATAGAAATATTAGTTTTAATTTTTCTATAAACTGTATATACCAAAAATGGAAATAATGAAGTAAAGAATGATATTGATAATACTATTAATTTTATTATAATTTCATTGTCTAAGATGTCAATAATATCTTTTATCAAAAATATAACTATTATAGCAAATATTCCAAATACTGTTGATACTATGCCTGCTATTAAACCTGCAAATATTGATATATCAGCAGAAAAAGTAAAAAACTCTGAAATACTTTTGGAGTTTAATACTTGAAAACCATTATATGACAAGGCTAATATTATAAAAAATATTATATTATTAAATATATATTTTATAATAGAGATTTGTTCAAAAAAATCCATATTATCTATAGCAACACTTCTTATAAAAAAACTAGTGCTTAAATCTACAATTAATATAAAAATAACTGATAGAAATGTTATCAATATATTTTTTAAATTGAAATTTTTATTTATATAAAATATTAAACTTAAAGAGAAAAAATAAAATAAATGAAAAAATGGAATTAATAAAAAAAGATATTCTGAATACATAAGGAATCTAGAAATTCTATTATCCATAAAAATAAAAGCAGCAATTGTAATAAGAGATGAAGCAATAAGACCTATAAAAATAATTATTAAATTTGATATTAAATTATTTTCTAATATTTTGCCTATTTTACTATTTATATCATTAATTGTATTTGTTTTTTCAGTTATAGTATTATTTTGAATATTGTTTTCTTCCATAATTCAACCCCACAAAAATAGTATACCATATAGTAGTAAATGAAAATCAAGAAATATTATAAATTAATAAATATAAAAGTCAATTATAAAAACGGATTAATCCCACCAGAAATACCAAACATCTGATTTTAATAATGTACCTGCTAATTTTCCATGATCATAATCTTCACCAGATTGATCTACTCTGTCAAAACAGAAATAATAATGTTCTATAGCAAGTTCTCTAGCTTCTTCTTCAGTTTGAG
It encodes the following:
- a CDS encoding bifunctional metallophosphatase/5'-nucleotidase; the encoded protein is MKKIYFILIFILITILSCQKNNILHPKESGNLIIIHMNDTHGKDEEENGIYGAARRAAYIKQVKATNNNVLVLHAGDTITGSIYSTVFKGEDEVKIMNELGVGAVTVGNHFIDYGLDNFNQIIKDRNFPTLSVNIKNKSDNSYYAKPYMVTNINCIKIAVVGVTVKNAGYNPQYTQNLVFEDEIQSLQNFMSEIPLNTTNDVTILLSHAGYNVDIEIANAMPNIFDVIIGGHTHTVLQNANTINGTPIVQAGCYGQYLGNINLYANNGNVSRFHYKLIPMDSNIKQDPDMLALVNEMKTLVKQESNVRIGTLSEDLPLNVIEIRSKSTPLGNFVCDLIYDSNQEGDKADIVFINSGGIRAGFTKGDITLANVMTVSSFDNEVILVTLTGKDILDLLRISCKKSTVIAGNSGGSFLQMSRGMEVTYNSSGNLISAKLNNTAINESQSYRVALSTFIYNSSDYVNITQKGQNINMTGKDCRDDMISKIKALGNIDSSYIDKTVRVNVQ
- a CDS encoding glycosyltransferase family 2 protein; this translates as MISIIIPVYNVSKYLRTCLDSAVNQTYKDLEIICINDGSTDDSLEILKEYAYKDNRIIIIDKKNAGVSAARNDGIEKSKGEYIFFMDSDDYIDNDFIEVFYNNSKKNNSDLVVLSTFWNLDKRVNKDYHSALPTCSMFIKKSVLDNYKYLRYPLNVQPGEDGIFSHELLMYTKNVSFVYNTNYHYVKRPGQDSQRAVKEPFILVNAIPKWFEILEDFYTKYNFWESKSLSFAKYIEGEAFLAFRTKNFTVEDERKVFDIIKSTLNKVIKNISTEDYNKYFSKEFIILIESDTIKEYYSKIKCKYNYIRFTLFGKDVSIRYRENRYKYYENDK
- a CDS encoding 8-oxoguanine deaminase; translated protein: MSSLFIKNASSIVTCDNNDTVHNSSNLFIENGVITYIGKETKEEKNADKVIDAEGCFVYPGLINTHHHLFQIFTRNLPQVQNMELFEWLTNLYEIWKNLNNDVVYYSSMTAMGELLKTGCTTCFDHHYLFPNNNAEGILDSQFAAAKDLGIRMYASRGGMDLSKKDGGLPPDSVVQSIDDILKDCQRVVEKYHDSSKYSMKMVALAPCAPFNVTGELLKQSAILARDLKVRLHTHLCETKDEEVFVKEKFNMRPLEYMESLGWVGEDVWYAHGIHFNEKELKYLADTKTGVAHCPISNMKLSSGICKIPEMLELGVPVGLAVDGSASNDGSSLLEEMRVCYLLHRLNSSNKAPSAYDILKIATNGGARVLGRDDIGSLEIGKAGDLFIIDMRKLEMVGANFDAKSLFGTIGWKNTVDYTIVNGKIVVEKGKIITIDEEKIYKLADDTENKYLSKDR
- a CDS encoding DUF362 domain-containing protein, whose amino-acid sequence is MSKVAVIKCENYDFEEVKSAVKKAIDLIGGIDLFVKENDKVLLKPNFLAAETAERSVTTHPVVFEAVVSILQEKTKNISYGDSPGIGKGSSVALKSGIDEIANKLNVKYADFEEPVGVTYDDGVQEKSFTIAKPIQEADVIISLPKLKSHALTTMTGAVKNQFGCIPGFRKAEYHLKLPDFEDFSTMLLDLNKLVNPKLYIMDGILAMEGNGPRNGNPRKVNALIVSSDAVALDYVASQIISFDYNTIPTLKMGFKLGFSNKEEIEVVGDGIESVKVTDFKKPHKGVGIGRSLMKLSRFPIIKRLFATIIPKPVIEKNKCVKCGVCVKVCPVTPLALNFEKKGKDYPPEYYYKHCISCYCCQELCPHKAIVLKRKF
- a CDS encoding thioredoxin fold domain-containing protein, with the translated sequence MNKNTLIISIMIFISIVSCNKASAEIKWEKDLATAMKKAKEKNMPIMIDVYTDWCTWCKELDKNTYSHKDVIDAAKKMVSIKLNPETSEEGAKIAQRYGVQGFPTILFISADGFILENVGGYVEWEKFVPYMKSAIEKLDKVNSVLANKEPTLEKLDLYMESGNETESQKIYDALIQKKAISKEKMPKYLLGFGLIKAQKKDYDNANKYFDDIIKNYPNSEEVYVAHYYKAVMMALAGEKDEPKKYLEKLLDDPKVPENMKVQYENLLSYINETN